A window from Drosophila miranda strain MSH22 chromosome Y unlocalized genomic scaffold, D.miranda_PacBio2.1 Contig_Y2_pilon, whole genome shotgun sequence encodes these proteins:
- the LOC108159284 gene encoding nucleoprotein TPR isoform X4 — protein MDLCGPQSLDHILEPDELNLVPDNLQKKLSGYIEKFADEYCKNRAAANRLAESEQQREELQNAVEDYKVKLSNFDQNVNELRTQLDQVSAERDHLLETVRSNEQIASSFRQKKNSIIEERDSLLTLIERQNAELERLKEDLHSYRQQLSNAISAKYEAIARVDEIQSKEVALQTKEQRIENERIMLQNEIRLLNSDLNRNNSELQNIRRENSLNTIQMENSLSLKCDALQILQAEHAQVVEAVGQLNEKIRELTSNAYKQSMASEKYVAMLKNELDAKNRLFEIYKSTEDQNQADKNELLQGIAEMKRMLSEVTEQLDKVEAELSSTKQQHSSELAERDATITDLRREISEANRLLAQSKGRGLEEAICKLSPSAAVASRVIHPDFTITELYLKYVKALDELELANLDKSKMKLHIESMYKEIQERVPEIEQLRIDFENLKEAYDHIIPERDALFEKKQCLEETLETVTFDLKSITKKNHLLEKSTKDLGRQVCSLLDELNCLRAGVPHVNRNRSGDSTSQSNNFDVITDQLVTFDSIVELQAQNQKLLQLTHQLAQTMDEQEKERNTEMLQMDKERGKRAQERCSLLEEQLTEKNNAHNLLSSKCERYQKYFFAAQKRQGRQTVNLDDSSADMDVSESSEHTKEEVGKLEQRIHSLEKQLVEESNKYASLKENYEYYTSEKRKNDALAQEQFDSMRKEVRELTSNNCKLLNATDFQKEQIDILNRNIEAFKNQISALEDRNRNYEKTIIKHEQTSFLLKDETLAAQKKSAAAEAEAYNLRQENRSLKDTSARLQIEKESFRRDHQSQSLLLNNLEFIKFNLERSETEGRLRLEQRLGDAARELAAQRRHQQEEQEKFQETVTEFKRQTETAIKLKDEEKQQAEKWKAELVSVREELAQKTIQVNDLSKKLQESLTPSMNENPVTAANKRAREFELKYNQAAVEIESLKKELASLRAHGEQFYKMSQTAEAEVKRLHELHSEMVANHEDEMKKWKNAEGELRARIDELEAEAMLSNVTEQSRTINQTDQVKASQDELKTVLEKLTESGRTIRTLQSENTTLAESLHEVEVKYAHEMVLHSTDIQDVTSLKTDNFKLRDELNQLKTGRESLQAAHDALVKSNAEAQSLLEKEKEESDRRVADLNALNATLHDQIEALATKLTALSQSGSGQGQNSSILNESLAMDADQSLNISGMAVEEIRSNEQLLKIIKFLRHEKDLCVAKLDIVKAENARLASDLTIQQKKVDELNACLNQERSRNQTNVVSTSKHAEVLRKIETLNAITDRNRILREERNSLTQRVTELTSRIQSLEKELFPLQCGNKKLTSKIEELNLENTSLRTEAVKWRQRANVLVEKSNRNPEEFKRIQTERESLAKQLTAERELSKKQNEEIGSLRAELPALTGKVQALDEARKKQMEESINLRQTNTRQSQDIMELKNRLLQKEEELLKATDDLETKEKALQDKDSKELALRKVAKRYRDSYVTLQAQQGGADISADLEKVRSELEEVGNQYRAAKEELEMVTTENDALKKHLTEPENDSNAARQDHKVKVNKLIQDLTVARTDLVNQEATLASNKTQYDETVARLEKELQENIAANKEVNLRLTRENEALHMRINQLQRQLGSQQSTKPSTSSVAEKGNISESSSPRTANVKPMSGSATVQQSATVTPWRGGETPLASIRPISVQNSRTAAILPTSQQPSAGSASTSSSSTSTTSASASGSSSAVANTALVPPQQQVHTTGSGALESMASSSPTSSHTDYMPSTSSAAVAVAAIPPMGATSAAESSQEAESVQHPQQNDSQLFTGGSQQQVVALVSPRVEGSSSTSTSTSTSTSTPNPTAPSVQDANNQSQQPSTSGSSSSSSTVVSSHSRHTPSSSNVTTTQGGCSSIGIKRPRDVEGDSTNTEDGVPEKMKRLRTPMHSEELSATHIGDSGMDVDQMPTSSQRDQEDDIQVVDSDDEDVVLADADDGPVDGGEADQEGYEDSYEQDNDMDNEGADDENEMPSDPQDNNEVDIEEQQLQVQGESQLLDNQAGAAVVAASASTQENNQSQAITSGSGDSSNPAKLPQAETYPWKQAVASTSSAASRRTESSVEIVSSPQVSNFSEQPVRVETAEVDGIAAVAPDESAGPSGDGAAATLPQKPNEAAESNAAESDLGGAEDICEAERSQGEDSQQLANENQNVGTSQSELTDNKPNQAEGNEGTDGVSSEGEKQTVGVEEEGREAEATFPSDNTRYRTLRSGLPNNNRRVRGARGNQNSNQNRSRIVWQNNANMQDQGSSSNRGYNQPRGARTRGPRSRRPPANNFNNPGRY, from the exons ATGGATCTGTGCGGTCCACAATCGTTGGACCACATACTTGAACCCGACGAGTTAAATCTCGTGCCGGATAACTTGCAAAAGAAGTTGTCGGGGTACATTGAAAAGTTTGCAGATGAGTACTGCAAGAATCGTGCAGCCGCTAATCGTTTAG CCGAATCTGAACAACAGCGGGAGGAGTTGCAGAACGCGGTCGAGGATTATAAGGTGAAGTTGTCGAATTTCGATCAAAATGTTAATGAGCTGCGCACCCAGCTGGACCAAGTTTCCGCAGAGCGTGATCATCTGCTGGAGACCGTCCGAAGCAACGAGCAGATCGCGTCCTCCTTCAGGCAGAAGAAGAACAGTATAATTGAGGAGCGTGACTCGCTATTGACGTTGATAGAACGTCAGAATGCAGAGCTAGAACGTCTGAAAGAGGATCTGCACAGCTACCGTCAGCAGTTGAGCAACGCCATCTCTGCCAAATACGAAGCCATTGCGCGCGTAGACGAGATCCAAAGCAAAGAGGTGGCTCTACAGACGAAGGAGCAGCGTATCGAGAACGAGCGTATCATGCTGCAAAATGAGATTCGGTTGCTCAACAGCGATCTTAACCGCAACAACAGCGAGCTGCAGAACATCCGCAGAGAGAACTCCCTGAACACAATCCAGATGGAGAACAGTCTGAGTCTGAAGTGCGATGCACTTCAAATACTACAGGCCGAGCATGCCCAGGTCGTGGAGGCCGTTGGCCAGTTGAACGAGAAGATAAGGGAGTTGACCAGCAACGCCTACAAGCAGTCCATGGCATCAGAAAAGTACGTTGCCATGTTAAAGAACGAGCTCGATGCCAAGAACAGGCTCTTTGAAATTTACAAGAGCACAGAGGATCAGAATCAGGCGGACAAGAACGAGCTATTGCAGGGCATCGCCGAGATGAAGCGCATGCTGAGCGAAGTGACTGAGCAGCTCGACAAGGTAGAGGCCGAGCTGAGTTCcacaaagcagcagcacagcTCTGAGCTAGCAGAACGCGATGCAACAATAACGGATTTAAGAAGGGAAATCTCCGAAGCAAATCGCTTACTGGCTCAGTCCAAGGGTCGAGGTCTGGAGGAGGCAATCTGCAAGTTGTCTCCGAGTGCGGCTGTTGCCAGTCGGGTTATCCATCCCGACTTCACGATCACCGAACTGTACTTGAAGTATGTCAAGGCCCTCGACGAGCTGGAGCTAGCGAATCTCGATAAGTCCAAAATGAAGCTGCACATCGAGTCCATGTATAAGGAGATCCAAGAGCGTGTCCCTGAGATTGAGCAGCTGCGTATTGATTTCGAAAATTTGAAAGAAGCCTACGACCATATAATCCCGGAGCGGGATGCACTATTTGAAAAGAAACAATGCCTAGAGGAGACACTGGAGACGGTAACCTTCGACTTGAAATCCATCACAAAGAAGAACCATCTGCTGGAAAAATCCACGAAGGACCTCGGCCGGCAGGTGTGCTCGCTGCTGGATGAGCTGAATTGCCTGCGTGCAGGAGTCCCCCACGTAAATCGCAACAGGTCGGGAGATAGCACGAGCCAATCAAACAATTTTGACGTCATTACCGATCAGCTAGTCACCTTTGATTCGATCGTCGAATTGCAGGCACAGAACCAGAAACTCTTGCAGTTGACGCACCAGCTAGCGCAGACAATGGATGAGCAAGAAAAAGAAAGGAATACGGAAATGTTGCAAATGGACAAAGAGCGTGGCAAGAGGGCCCAAGAAAGATGTTCCCTGCTGGAGGAGCAGCTCACGGAGAAGAACAATGCGCATAATCTTTTAAGCTCCAAGTGTGAGCGCTACCAGAAGTATTTCTTTGCTGCCCAAAAGAGACAGGGTCGTCAGACCGTCAATCTGGATGATTCGTCTGCGGATATGGATGTTAGCGAATCTAGCGAACACACTAAGGAAGAGGTCGGGAAGCTGGAGCAGCGCATACACAGTCTGGAGAAGCAGTTGGTGGAGGAGAGCAACAAATACGCATCGCTTAAGGAGAATTACGAATACTACACTAGCGAGAAGCGAAAGAACGACGCTCTGGCCCAGGAACAGTTCGATTCGATGCGCAAGGAAGTTCGCGAGCTGACATCCAACAACTGCAAGCTGCTGAATGCCACCGATTTCCAGAAAGAGCAGATCGATATACTTAACAGGAACATTGAGGCGTTCAAAAATCAGATATCGGCCCTTGAGGATCGAAACAGGAACTACGAAAAGACTATCATCAAGCACGAGCAGACCAGCTTCCTACTCAAGGATGAAACACTGGCGGCCCAGAAAAAGTCGGCTGCCGCCGAAGCAGAGGCCTACAATCTGCGGCAAGAGAACCGCTCTTTAAAGGACACGTCCGCCCGTCTGCAGATCGAGAAGGAGAGCTTCCGTCGGGATCACCAAAGCCAGTCGCTTTTGCTCAACAATTTGGAGTTTATCAAGTTCAACCTCGAGAGATCTGAGACTGAGGGACGCTTGCGCCTCGAGCAGCGGCTAGGTGATGCAGCTCGAGAGCTGGCTGCCCAGCGACGTcaccagcaggaggagcaggaaaAATTCCAAGAGACTGTCACCGAGTTCAAGCGCCAAACCGAGACTGCCATCAAGCTGAAGGACGAAGAGAAGCAGCAAGCCGAGAAGTGGAAAGCAGAGCTCGTAAGTGTCCGCGAGGAGCTTGCCCAAAAGACGATTCAGGTGAACGATCTGAGCAAGAAACTGCAGGAGAGCCTGACGCCCTCGATGAATGAGAATCCCGTAACGGCAGCCAACAAAAGGGCCCGAGAATTCGAGCTCAAGTACAACCAGGCTGCGGTTGAGATTGAATCGCTCAAGAAGGAGCTGGCCTCGTTGCGGGCGCATGGCGAGCAGTTCTACAAGATGTCACAGACTGCCGAGGCCGAAGTCAAGCGCCTGCACGAGCTGCACTCCGAGATGGTGGCCAATCACGAGGATGAGATGAAGAAATGGAAGAACGCCGAGGGCGAGCTCAGGGCACGCATCGACGAACTGGAGGCCGAGGCCATGCTCTCGAATGTCACCGAACAGAGCAGGACCATAAACCAGACAGATCAGGTCAAGGCCTCCCAGGATGAGCTGAAGACTGTTCTTGAGAAGCTCACCGAATCGGGTCGCACAATCCGAACTCTGCAATCTGAGAACACGACGCTGGCCGAGTCGCTGCACGAAGTGGAAGTAAAGTATGCCCACGAAATGGTCTTGCACTCTACCGACATCCAAGACGTTACCAGTCTGAAGACTGACAACTTCAAATTGAGGGACGAGCTAAACCAGCTGAAGACGGGACGGGAATCGCTGCAGGCCGCCCACGACGCGCTGGTCAAGTCGAACGCCGAGGCCCAGAGCCTTCTGGAGAAGGAGAAAGAGGAGTCGGACAGGCGCGTGGCCGACTTGAATGCTCTGAATGCGACTTTGCACGATCAGATTGAAGCACTGGCCACAAAGCTGACGGCCTTGAGTCAGTCGGGTTCGGGTCAGGGTCAGAACAGCTCCATTCTTAACGAATCTCTGGCTATGGATGCCGACCAAAGTCTCAACATTTCCGGCATGGCTGTAGAAGAGATCCGCAGCAACGAGCAGCTTCTGAAGATCATTAAGTTCCTGCGCCACGAGAAGGATCTATGTGTGGCAAAGCTGGACATTGTAAAGGCTGAGAATGCACGCCTAGCGTCGGATCTCACCATTCAGCAGAAGAAGGTGGACGAGCTGAATGCCTGTCTAAACCAGGAACGCTCCAGGAACCAGACCAACGTGGTTTCGACCTCTAAGCACGCCGAGGTGTTGCGCAAGATCGAGACCCTGAACGCCATCACAGATAGAAATCGCATCCTGCGAGAGGAGCGAAACAGTCTCACACAGCGCGTGACGGAGCTGACTAGCCGCATCCAGAGTTTGGAAAAGGAACTGTTCCCGCTTCAATGCGGCAACAAGAAGCTAACATCGAAGATCGAAGAACTCAATTTGGAGAACACCTCGCTGCGCACCGAGGCCGTCAAATGGCGTCAGCGAGCCAATGTCTTGGTGGAGAAGAGCAATCGCAATCCAGAGGAGTTCAAGCGGATTCAGACAGAGCGCGAGAGCCTGGCCAAGCAGCTCACGGCTGAAAGGGAACTTAGCAAGAAACAAAACGAAGAGATTGGCTCCCTGAGGGCAGAGCTGCCAGCGCTGACAGGAAAAGTACAAGCCCTGGACGAGGCCCGCAAAAAGCAGATGGAGGAGTCCATAAATCTCCGGCAGACAAACACACGCCAGTCGCAGGACATCATGGAGCTGAAGAACCGACTGTTGCAGAAGGAAGAGGAACTGCTGAAAGCCACCGATGACCTGGAGACGAAGGAGAAGGCTCTGCAGGATAAGGACAGCAAGGAGTTGGCCTTGCGTAAGGTGGCCAAGCGCTACAGGGATAGCTACGTGACTCTCCAGGCGCAACAGGGGGGAGCCGACATCAGTGCCGACCTGGAGAAGGTTCGCTCCGAGCTGGAAGAAGTTGGCAACCAGTATAGAGCCGCCAAGGAGGAACTGGAGATGGTGACCACTGAAAACGATGCTCTCAAGAAACACCTGACTGAGCCCGAAAACGATTCCAATGCCGCCCGTCAGGATCACAAGGTAAAGGTGAACAAGCTCATCCAAGACCTTACAGTGGCCAGAACGGATCTGGTCAATCAGGAGGCTACCCTCGCCAGCAACAAGACCCAATACGACGAGACCGTCGCCCGCCTGGAGAAGGAGCTGCAGGAGAATATTGCCGCAAACAAGGAGGTCAACTTGCGGCTCACTCGAGAGAACGAGGCGCTGCACATGCGCATCAATCAACTCCAGCGTCAACTGGGCTCCCAGCAGTCGACCAAGCCCTCTACGAGCTCTGTCGCGGAGAAAGGAAATATATCAGAGTCCTCATCACCACGCACTGCCAATGTGAAGCCCATGTCGGGGTCGGCCACAGTGCAGCAGTCGGCTACTGTCACCCCCTGGCGTGGCGGGGAGACACCCTTGGCCAGCATCAGACCTATCTCCGTGCAGAACAGCCGGACGGCTGCCATCCTGCCCACCAGCCAGCAGCCGTCGGCGGGCAGTGCTTCGACATCCTCGTCGTCGACCTCTACCACATCTGCATCGGCCAGTGGCAGCAGCTCTGCCGTGGCCAACACTGCCCTAGTTCCCCCGCAGCAGCAGGTTCACACCACAGGCAGTGGAGCCTTGGAGTCGATGGCTTCCTCATCGCCCACATCTTCGCACACAGATTACATGCCGTCGACCAGCTCGGCGGCTGTAGCGGTGGCCGCCATTCCACCGATGGGAGCCACCTCCGCCGCCGAGAGTTCCCAAGAGGCGGAAAGCGTTCAGCATCCACAGCAAAACGATTCGCAGCTATTTACAGGAGGGTCTCAGCAGCAGGTCGTGGCCTTAGTATCGCCACGCGTAGAGGGCTCTTCGTCGACTTCTACTTCCACATCGACATCGACCTCCACACCGAATCCGACGGCGCCAAGTGTCCAGGATGCGAACAACCAGAGCCAGCAGCCCAGCACttctggcagcagcagcagctcctcgACGGTAGTCAGCAGTCACAGCAGACACACGCCGTCCAGCAGCAATGTGACCACCACTCAGGGTGGCTGTTCATCCATTGGCATCAAACGTCCTCGCGACGTGGAAGGTGACTCCACCAATACAGAAGATGGGGTCCCAGAGAAGATGAAGCGGCTGCGTACTCCTATGCACAGCGAAGAGCTGTCCGCCACTCACATTGGAGACTCCGGGATGGACGTAGATCAGATGCCAACCTCGTCGCAGCGAGATCAGGAGGATGACATTCAGGTGGTGGACTCTGATGATGAGGACGTTGTCTTGGCGGATGCTGATGACGGCCCCGTCGATGGTGGCGAGGCCGATCAAGAGGGCTACGAGGATTCTTACGAGCAGGACAACGACATGGACAACGAGGGTGCGGACGATGAAAACGAAATGCCGTCCGATCCTCAAGACAATAACGAGGTGGATATTGAGGAGCAGCAACTTCAGGTCCAAGGGGAGAGCCAATTGCTGGACAACCAAGCAGGTGCGGCAGTAGtggctgcctctgcctctaccCAGGAGAACAACCAAAGCCAGGCTATCACCAGTGGCAGTGGAGACTCTTCGAATCCTGCAAAATTGCCACAAGCCGAGACCTACCCATGGAAGCAGGCGGTCGCCTCTACATCTTCGGCAGCATCTCGGCGTACAGAGAG CTCCGTGGAAATTGTCAGTTCCCCGCAAGTGTCCAACTTTAGTGAGCAGCCAGTTCGTGTGGAGACAGCAGAGGTAGATGGAATCGCAGCGGTGGCTCCCGACGAGAGTGCTGGGCCAAGTGGTGATGGCGCAGCAGCCACATTACCCCAGAAGCCAAACGAGGCAGCCGAAAGCAACGCTGCCGAGAGTGACTTGGGCGGAGCAGAAGATATCTGTGAGGCTGAACGAAGCCAGGGTGAAGACTCCCAGCAGCTCGCAAATGAGA ACCAAAATGTGGGCACAAGCCAGTCTGAGCTAACGGATAACAAGCCCAATCAGGCGGAAGGCAACGAGGGCACAGATGGAGTCTCCTCAGAGGGTGAGAAGCAGACAGTGGGTGTTGAG GAGGAGGGACGCGAGGCCGAGGCCACTTTCCCGTCGGACAACACGCGATATCGCACGTTGCGCAGTGGCTTGCCAAACAACAACCGTAGGGTTCGCGGAGCGCGTGGAAATCAAAATTCGAACCAGAATCGGTCACGCATTGTGTGGCAAAACAATGCCAACATGCAAGATCAAGGTTCCTCCAGTAACCGTGGATACAACCAACCCCGCGGTGCCCGCACCCGCGGTCCTCGCTCTCGTCGACCACCGGCAAACAATTTCAACAACCCCGGACGATACTAG